In a genomic window of Sphingomonas koreensis:
- the rplM gene encoding 50S ribosomal protein L13, whose product MKALMKTTKSVKPAEVEKKWHIVDAEGLVVGRAAVVIANVLRGKHKTSFTPHVDCGDNVIVINADKVRFTGKKLADKVYYKHTGYAGGIKEITAAKVLEGRFPERVLEKAVERMIPRGPLGRQQMRNLRIYKGAEHPHEAQNPAVLDIAAMSRKNKVGA is encoded by the coding sequence ATGAAGGCGCTGATGAAGACCACCAAGTCGGTAAAGCCGGCCGAGGTGGAGAAGAAGTGGCATATCGTCGATGCCGAAGGTCTGGTCGTCGGCCGCGCCGCGGTGGTGATCGCCAACGTGCTGCGCGGCAAGCACAAGACGAGCTTCACCCCGCACGTCGATTGCGGTGACAATGTCATCGTCATCAACGCGGACAAGGTCCGTTTCACCGGCAAGAAGCTGGCCGACAAGGTGTACTACAAGCACACCGGCTATGCTGGCGGCATCAAGGAAATCACCGCCGCCAAGGTGCTCGAGGGCCGCTTCCCCGAGCGCGTGCTGGAAAAGGCCGTCGAGCGCATGATCCCGCGCGGCCCCCTGGGCCGCCAGCAGATGCGCAACCTGCGCATCTACAAGGGCGCCGAGCATCCGCACGAAGCCCAGAACCCCGCAGTCCTGGATATCGCGGCCATGAGCCGCAAGAATAAGGTGGGCGCATAA
- the rpsI gene encoding 30S ribosomal protein S9, whose amino-acid sequence MSDNRQSLSDLAEIAAGAPEGAEAATSADAYLAGAPAVSTTPLRQQELDAYGRAYATGRRKDAVARVWIKPGSGKITINGRDQEVYFARPTLRLVINQPFGVAERDGQYDVICTVKGGGLSGQAGAVKHGIAQALTKYEPVLRAPVKAAGFLTRDSRAVERKKYGKAKARRSFQFSKR is encoded by the coding sequence ATGTCCGACAATCGCCAGTCCCTTTCCGATCTCGCCGAGATCGCCGCCGGCGCGCCCGAGGGTGCCGAAGCCGCGACCAGCGCTGACGCCTATCTGGCCGGCGCCCCTGCCGTGTCGACCACCCCGCTGCGCCAGCAGGAACTCGACGCCTATGGCCGCGCCTATGCGACCGGCCGCCGCAAGGACGCTGTCGCCCGCGTGTGGATCAAGCCCGGCTCGGGCAAGATCACGATCAACGGCCGCGATCAGGAAGTCTATTTCGCGCGTCCGACGCTGCGTCTCGTCATCAACCAGCCGTTCGGCGTCGCCGAGCGTGACGGCCAGTATGACGTGATCTGCACCGTCAAGGGCGGCGGGCTTTCGGGCCAGGCCGGCGCGGTCAAGCACGGCATCGCTCAGGCGCTGACCAAGTATGAGCCGGTGCTGCGCGCACCGGTCAAGGCCGCCGGGTTCCTGACCCGCGACAGCCGCGCGGTCGAGCGCAAGAAGTACGGTAAGGCCAAGGCCCGCCGCAGCTTCCAGTTCTCGAAGCGCTGA
- a CDS encoding S8 family serine peptidase, with the protein MIFARQRGRVRVSLFLSAAGLGLASIAASGAQAQTFRASDLVDGSPETFRISSLGEAPEPASTSAPPAADAAIAQLAAATPAAPTGGYYMANGQRTADYNAAIASWRSDTQFAVDYSKAFLGLEHAYALGLTGRGQTIGINDSGVLFEHPLFASAGKVSGLHTVVPATYGNDGRVNPRRPWEVHGTHVAGTAAGSRLADGRMFGNAFGANILAATTNFAAGDFLWWKDQILDGTTVATAQQNIVDLVNTGKVRIINNSWGSSTTVPYTASMAVAQAQFRRNLNGIYDPVLANDVLVVFSAGNGSGVHASVDAVTPLNDLRLRSNWLSIVNYQANGTATASSSLCGQTATWCVAGPGSSIISSVNTYTVNTTAIRDTYRTAYPAIYSAGTVAQLQSAASNAWLTVLNGYLSRRAAAQAAGTPFDEAAERTNAAQQAVAITLAYGSRFVGGDLDGYTSTLANILTSPGNVAILGRDFSAAVLVQADALLAARLPQFVTYTGPGYGPLSGTSMAAPNISGFAALLMEYFPDYNTGLIADILVSSSKDLDTPGVDLRSGWGAPQMDVALNGPTALRQSREVNVTTGTVDVWTNNIQDARDRYSAEVRSGFPDDIGGIIKRGGGELILAGANTYSGATRVDQGTLTVNGSLTRSALTVASGGTLGGNGTLTSLVAQSGGIVSPGSIGAIGALTATGNVTLAAGSQYIVDIGASGTSDRIVAGSATLGGGTITLRPVGRLPRFGDSYTVLSASGGVTGTFGSATAFSAILYPQISYGTNLVTASIAARPYASVIAATPVQTAYARLLDGNRAGYPALAGIYDTLDLQSVATIQGALEALAPRAETTRRAIGIVTADNMARFFRERTSMLTPETFEGGSIAMIGKPMEYAANAIALPGQSEVVADTPATAIREGALPENVAIYLAGGYLKGSGASMPGTTPLADRDSFDGFYIVGGIETRIDDKSALGFGLSYSSIEGERSLGQSAKGDLIQGTLYGRYGETLGLSFDAQFSAGVYQSSTHRTGSFAGTAFDLRSRDNALALSSEVGANYWAGSETLRFGPRIALRASRIDLTPTPERGTGPALFFDEDHIRSAQGRIGLQFDGNADGFRPFGSAYFVHDFVERPGYFNAGFVGGNAVRAPFLIASQDRNWGELGGGFAYKAGKATFSVAADVTVGRSDIRNSSYRAGLKLAF; encoded by the coding sequence ATGATCTTCGCTCGTCAGCGGGGACGCGTTCGCGTTTCGCTTTTTCTTTCGGCTGCAGGGCTTGGGCTGGCATCGATTGCCGCAAGCGGCGCTCAGGCGCAGACATTCAGGGCCAGCGACCTGGTCGACGGTTCGCCCGAGACGTTCCGCATCTCCAGCCTTGGCGAAGCACCGGAGCCGGCCAGCACCAGCGCCCCGCCCGCAGCGGACGCCGCCATCGCTCAGCTCGCCGCGGCGACCCCCGCTGCGCCGACCGGCGGCTATTACATGGCCAATGGCCAGCGCACGGCCGACTATAACGCCGCAATCGCATCCTGGCGCAGCGACACCCAGTTCGCAGTCGATTATAGCAAGGCCTTTCTGGGCCTTGAGCATGCCTATGCGTTGGGCCTGACCGGCCGCGGGCAGACGATCGGCATCAACGATTCAGGCGTGCTGTTCGAACACCCGCTGTTCGCCAGCGCCGGCAAGGTCTCCGGGCTTCATACCGTCGTGCCTGCCACCTATGGCAATGATGGCCGCGTCAATCCGCGCCGTCCCTGGGAAGTCCACGGCACCCATGTCGCGGGCACGGCTGCAGGCTCGCGGCTGGCCGACGGAAGGATGTTCGGCAACGCGTTCGGCGCGAACATCCTGGCCGCGACCACGAACTTCGCGGCCGGCGACTTCCTGTGGTGGAAGGATCAGATCCTAGACGGTACCACGGTCGCGACCGCGCAGCAGAACATCGTCGATCTGGTGAATACGGGCAAAGTCCGGATCATCAACAACAGCTGGGGTTCTTCGACGACGGTCCCCTACACAGCGTCGATGGCGGTCGCCCAGGCGCAGTTCAGGCGCAATCTGAACGGCATCTACGACCCGGTGCTGGCCAATGACGTCCTGGTGGTGTTCTCCGCCGGCAACGGCTCCGGCGTCCATGCCAGCGTCGATGCGGTGACGCCGCTCAACGACCTTCGCCTGCGGTCGAACTGGCTGTCGATCGTCAACTATCAGGCGAACGGCACCGCCACGGCCAGTTCGAGCCTGTGCGGCCAGACGGCGACCTGGTGCGTCGCCGGTCCGGGCAGCTCGATCATCTCAAGCGTGAACACCTATACGGTCAACACCACGGCGATCCGCGACACATACCGGACCGCCTACCCCGCCATCTATTCCGCGGGCACGGTGGCCCAGTTGCAGAGTGCGGCTAGCAACGCCTGGCTGACTGTTCTCAATGGCTATCTCTCGCGCCGGGCTGCCGCGCAGGCGGCCGGCACGCCGTTCGACGAAGCGGCCGAGCGCACCAACGCCGCGCAGCAGGCGGTGGCGATCACGCTTGCCTATGGCAGCCGCTTCGTCGGCGGCGATCTGGATGGCTACACCAGCACCCTCGCCAATATCCTGACCAGCCCGGGCAATGTCGCGATCCTAGGACGCGATTTTTCTGCCGCCGTGCTGGTGCAGGCCGACGCGCTGCTTGCGGCCCGGCTGCCGCAGTTCGTCACCTATACCGGCCCAGGCTATGGCCCGCTGTCCGGCACATCGATGGCGGCACCGAACATCTCCGGCTTCGCGGCGTTGCTGATGGAGTATTTCCCCGACTACAACACCGGCCTGATCGCCGATATCCTGGTATCCAGCTCGAAGGATCTGGACACGCCGGGTGTCGATCTGCGCTCGGGCTGGGGCGCACCGCAGATGGATGTCGCGCTCAACGGCCCGACCGCGCTGCGCCAGAGCCGCGAGGTCAACGTCACGACGGGCACGGTCGATGTCTGGACGAACAACATCCAGGACGCCCGCGACCGCTACTCGGCCGAGGTCCGGTCGGGATTCCCGGATGATATCGGGGGGATCATCAAACGAGGCGGAGGCGAACTGATCCTGGCCGGCGCCAACACCTATAGCGGCGCCACGCGCGTGGATCAGGGAACGCTGACCGTCAACGGCAGCCTCACCCGTTCGGCGCTGACCGTCGCCTCGGGCGGTACGCTGGGCGGCAACGGCACGCTCACCTCGCTGGTCGCGCAATCGGGCGGCATCGTCTCGCCGGGCAGCATCGGGGCGATCGGGGCTCTGACCGCCACGGGCAACGTGACGCTGGCGGCGGGCAGCCAGTATATCGTCGATATCGGCGCCAGTGGAACGTCGGACCGCATCGTCGCGGGAAGCGCGACGCTGGGCGGGGGCACGATCACGCTGCGCCCGGTCGGCCGGCTCCCGCGCTTTGGCGACAGTTATACGGTGCTCAGCGCTTCCGGCGGGGTCACGGGCACCTTCGGCAGCGCCACGGCGTTCAGTGCGATCCTGTACCCGCAGATCAGCTATGGCACAAACCTCGTGACCGCCAGCATCGCGGCCCGCCCCTATGCCAGCGTCATCGCGGCGACGCCGGTGCAGACCGCCTATGCCCGGCTGCTCGACGGCAACCGTGCGGGCTATCCGGCACTGGCCGGGATCTACGACACCCTCGACCTGCAGAGCGTCGCCACGATCCAGGGGGCGCTCGAGGCGCTCGCCCCTCGTGCGGAGACGACGCGGCGCGCGATCGGCATTGTCACCGCGGACAACATGGCCCGCTTCTTCCGCGAACGCACGTCGATGCTGACGCCGGAAACCTTCGAGGGCGGCTCGATCGCGATGATCGGCAAGCCGATGGAATATGCCGCGAACGCGATTGCCCTGCCGGGCCAGAGCGAAGTGGTCGCCGACACACCTGCCACGGCGATCCGCGAGGGTGCGTTGCCGGAGAATGTCGCCATCTATCTTGCCGGCGGCTATCTCAAGGGTTCCGGGGCATCGATGCCGGGGACGACGCCGCTGGCCGATCGCGACTCGTTCGACGGCTTCTATATCGTCGGGGGCATCGAAACGCGGATCGACGACAAGTCGGCGCTGGGCTTCGGCCTGTCCTATTCGAGCATCGAAGGCGAACGGTCGCTGGGCCAGTCGGCAAAGGGCGACCTGATCCAGGGCACGCTCTATGGCCGCTACGGCGAAACACTAGGCCTGTCGTTCGACGCACAATTCAGCGCCGGCGTCTACCAGTCGTCGACGCATCGTACCGGCAGCTTCGCCGGCACGGCCTTCGATCTGCGCAGCCGCGACAATGCGCTTGCACTGTCGAGCGAAGTCGGTGCGAACTACTGGGCCGGCAGCGAAACACTGCGCTTCGGCCCGCGCATCGCGCTTCGCGCGAGCCGGATCGACCTCACGCCGACACCGGAACGCGGCACCGGTCCCGCACTCTTCTTCGACGAGGATCATATCCGGAGCGCGCAGGGGCGGATCGGCCTTCAGTTCGACGGAAATGCGGATGGGTTCCGCCCGTTCGGTTCGGCCTATTTCGTCCATGATTTCGTCGAGCGGCCGGGCTACTTCAATGCCGGCTTCGTCGGCGGCAATGCCGTCCGCGCGCCCTTCCTGATCGCCTCGCAGGATCGCAACTGGGGCGAGTTGGGCGGCGGTTTCGCCTACAAGGCAGGCAAGGCTACCTTCTCGGTCGCGGCGGACGTGACCGTCGGCCGGTCGGACATCCGCAACAGCTCCTATCGTGCCGGGTTGAAGCTGGCATTCTGA
- a CDS encoding metallophosphoesterase family protein yields the protein MIRLFHASDVHFGAEDREALDWFARLVRAEQPDAVVVTGDLTMRARRHEFAAAAQWLEGLGCPVTVEVGNHDLPYFNPWARFVTPYRRYRAIEAMIERPLDLPGVTIVPLKTTARFQWRLNWSKGHVSRRALRDAVAMIEAAPSGHRILVACHHPLVETGTRSSSRTRGGGAALSALAAAGADAVLTGHVHDPFDTCHPGAAGEVRLIGAGTLSERVRESPPSFNEIRIGSAIETIARRMGDVPDRLLSPR from the coding sequence ATGATCCGCCTGTTCCATGCCAGCGACGTGCATTTCGGTGCCGAGGATCGCGAGGCGCTCGACTGGTTCGCCCGGCTCGTTCGCGCGGAACAGCCCGACGCGGTTGTGGTGACGGGCGACCTCACGATGCGCGCGCGAAGGCACGAATTCGCTGCCGCCGCACAATGGCTGGAAGGCTTGGGCTGCCCGGTGACGGTCGAGGTGGGCAATCACGATCTACCCTATTTCAACCCCTGGGCCCGGTTCGTGACTCCCTATCGCCGCTATCGCGCGATCGAGGCGATGATCGAGCGCCCGCTCGACCTGCCCGGCGTGACCATCGTCCCGCTCAAGACCACCGCGCGCTTCCAGTGGCGGCTCAATTGGTCGAAGGGCCATGTCAGCCGCCGGGCGTTGCGCGATGCGGTGGCGATGATCGAGGCGGCTCCTTCCGGGCACCGTATCCTCGTCGCCTGCCATCACCCCCTCGTCGAAACCGGGACGCGCAGCAGTTCGCGCACGCGCGGCGGCGGTGCCGCACTTTCCGCACTCGCAGCGGCCGGGGCCGATGCGGTGCTGACCGGCCATGTCCACGACCCGTTCGACACCTGCCATCCGGGCGCTGCGGGGGAGGTGCGGCTGATCGGCGCGGGGACGCTGTCGGAACGGGTGCGCGAAAGCCCGCCCTCGTTCAACGAAATCCGCATCGGCTCCGCGATCGAGACGATCGCACGCCGCATGGGCGACGTGCCCGACCGGCTCCTCTCGCCGCGCTGA
- a CDS encoding diacylglycerol/lipid kinase family protein produces the protein MERLWFITNPSSGSATREKCEALEAVFEERGLALAGQTGFPDQPIPSAKELAAERVDTVVLFAGDGTINAALCALADWDGAFLILPGGTMNLLAKALHGDADPAAIVHAAHEGGRRVALPYVEAGPHRAFVGLILGPAAHWARAREAARKGRRARVLHAIRSAWRRTFGKGIRVAGVPGMRARYQAVFVSPAPDALEVAAIDARDWASIAELGWTWLTGDWVAARAVTERRAERLRPVSKRPVLALFDGEPVTLAPDAEASGGMTRPAFIATSAE, from the coding sequence ATGGAGCGACTCTGGTTCATCACCAACCCCAGTTCGGGATCGGCAACGCGCGAGAAGTGCGAGGCGCTCGAAGCTGTGTTCGAAGAGCGCGGGCTAGCGCTCGCCGGGCAGACCGGCTTCCCCGACCAGCCGATCCCCTCGGCGAAGGAACTGGCGGCTGAGCGTGTTGATACCGTTGTGCTGTTCGCCGGCGACGGGACGATCAATGCGGCGCTGTGCGCGCTCGCGGATTGGGATGGCGCGTTCCTGATCCTGCCTGGCGGGACGATGAACCTGCTCGCCAAGGCGCTGCACGGCGACGCCGATCCCGCCGCGATCGTCCACGCCGCACATGAAGGCGGGCGCCGCGTAGCGCTTCCCTATGTCGAGGCGGGACCGCACCGCGCGTTCGTCGGCCTCATCCTCGGCCCGGCGGCGCACTGGGCGCGCGCGCGCGAAGCCGCGCGCAAGGGAAGGCGCGCGCGCGTGCTCCATGCGATCCGCAGTGCGTGGCGCCGCACCTTCGGCAAGGGCATCCGTGTCGCCGGCGTGCCGGGCATGCGCGCGCGCTATCAGGCGGTGTTCGTCTCCCCTGCGCCCGATGCGCTGGAGGTTGCGGCAATCGACGCGCGCGACTGGGCGTCGATCGCGGAGCTCGGCTGGACTTGGCTCACGGGCGACTGGGTTGCCGCGCGCGCCGTGACCGAACGGCGCGCGGAACGGCTGCGCCCGGTGAGCAAGCGGCCGGTGCTGGCGCTGTTCGACGGCGAGCCGGTGACACTTGCCCCCGATGCCGAGGCAAGTGGGGGCATGACGCGCCCGGCCTTCATCGCGACTTCTGCCGAATGA
- a CDS encoding aminotransferase, producing MNPVYSALGTTIFETMSSRARAMGAINLGQGFPDGEGCVPVIRAAADALTTRSNQYPPMAGLPALRQAIATHYTRHQQLDLSPEEVIVTSGATEAIAASFTALIAPGDEVILIQPLYDAYLPLVQRAGGVARLARLEPGSWRLTPAALEAAAGPRTRLIVVNNPVNPAGAKLSHGELADLAAFCVERDLIAICDEVWEHVVYDSARHIPLIAMPGMRDRTVKIGSAGKIFALTGWKVGWMCAAAPLAAVLARAHQFLTFSTAPNLQWAVAEGLETQDAWIADSIVGFQRSRDRLAAGLTAAGYRVLPSGATWFLSIDLAASGIALHDAAFCDRLVEEIGVAAIPVSAFYAEAPVTHLARLCFAKADAVLDTAIERMSAARSAFVR from the coding sequence ATGAATCCGGTCTATTCCGCACTCGGCACCACGATCTTCGAAACCATGTCGTCGCGGGCGCGAGCGATGGGCGCGATCAATCTGGGGCAGGGCTTCCCAGATGGCGAGGGCTGCGTGCCCGTGATCCGGGCCGCGGCGGACGCGCTGACGACGCGGTCGAACCAGTATCCGCCGATGGCGGGCCTCCCCGCATTGCGGCAGGCGATCGCCACCCATTATACGCGCCACCAGCAGCTCGACCTTTCGCCGGAAGAAGTGATCGTCACCTCGGGCGCGACCGAGGCGATTGCGGCGTCGTTCACCGCGCTGATCGCGCCGGGGGACGAGGTGATCCTGATCCAGCCGCTCTACGACGCCTATCTGCCGCTGGTGCAGCGCGCGGGCGGGGTGGCGCGGCTCGCGCGGCTGGAACCGGGCAGCTGGCGACTAACCCCCGCCGCGCTCGAAGCGGCTGCGGGGCCGCGCACCCGGCTGATCGTGGTCAACAACCCCGTCAACCCCGCAGGTGCCAAGCTCTCGCACGGCGAGCTTGCCGATCTCGCCGCCTTCTGCGTCGAACGCGATTTGATCGCCATCTGTGACGAGGTATGGGAACACGTCGTCTATGACAGCGCGCGCCACATTCCGCTGATCGCGATGCCGGGGATGCGCGACCGGACGGTGAAGATTGGATCGGCGGGCAAGATCTTCGCGCTCACCGGGTGGAAAGTCGGCTGGATGTGCGCCGCCGCGCCGCTCGCCGCTGTGCTTGCCCGTGCCCACCAGTTCCTGACCTTCTCGACTGCGCCCAATCTGCAATGGGCGGTGGCGGAGGGGCTGGAGACGCAGGACGCATGGATTGCGGACTCGATCGTCGGGTTTCAGCGCTCGCGCGACCGTCTCGCCGCGGGGCTGACCGCGGCGGGCTATCGCGTGCTGCCGAGCGGTGCGACCTGGTTCCTCTCGATCGACCTCGCCGCATCGGGCATCGCGTTGCATGATGCGGCGTTCTGCGATCGGCTGGTCGAGGAGATCGGGGTCGCTGCGATCCCGGTCTCGGCCTTCTATGCCGAAGCTCCGGTCACCCATCTGGCGCGGCTGTGCTTTGCCAAGGCCGATGCCGTGCTCGACACGGCGATCGAACGCATGTCCGCAGCGCGATCGGCTTTCGTGCGTTAG
- a CDS encoding response regulator transcription factor: MDMPDLILVEDDATFARTLQRSFERRGYRVRVASSPGELDALLEVGVPTHAVVDLKLGTASGLPCVAMLHARNPAMLIVVLTGYASIATAVEAIKLGARHYLVKPSNTDDIEAAFGKAPGGDAGVPVTPRAASLKTHEWEMINETLAATGFNISETARRLGMHRRTLARKLEKRPVK; encoded by the coding sequence ATGGACATGCCGGACCTGATCCTTGTCGAGGACGACGCGACCTTCGCACGGACCCTGCAGCGCTCGTTCGAGCGGCGCGGCTATCGCGTTCGGGTCGCATCCAGCCCCGGTGAGCTGGATGCGCTGCTCGAAGTCGGGGTCCCAACCCATGCGGTGGTCGATCTGAAGCTCGGCACGGCGTCCGGGCTGCCCTGCGTTGCGATGCTGCATGCGCGCAATCCGGCGATGCTGATCGTGGTCCTTACCGGCTATGCCAGCATCGCGACGGCGGTGGAAGCGATCAAGCTTGGTGCCCGACACTATCTGGTGAAGCCTTCGAACACCGACGATATCGAGGCGGCGTTCGGCAAGGCGCCGGGCGGCGATGCCGGCGTGCCCGTCACGCCGCGCGCGGCGTCGCTCAAGACGCACGAGTGGGAGATGATCAACGAGACGCTGGCGGCGACTGGCTTCAACATCTCCGAAACCGCGCGGCGCCTCGGCATGCATCGCCGCACGCTGGCGCGGAAACTGGAGAAGCGGCCGGTCAAGTGA
- a CDS encoding ATP-binding protein, whose translation MMDAPLLALTRRGTALTAETAAAENMRQLIQLRWIAVGGQTLAILLVRYGLGIPLPVVEMLGIAAMLAIANLLAMMALPRHQVHDGEVMVALLIDMAALTLQLYFSGGATNPFISLYLLQVVLGAILLPPLAVAVLVVATACGYALLTVGYVPLELPADLALAHADLFAIGHWVGFVMVAWLLVQFIVRISRNLRARDANVADLRQHAAEEEGIVRMGLFASGAAHELGTPLSTLSVILADWRRVPAIAGDPRLAGEVEEMQAEVQRCKAIVSDILHSAGQPRGEAMESMAAAAFLTGLVEAWQPTWPQVPIVANVEGAGAATIAVDPALRQAVTNLLDNAAEASPLGLRLTGKVEEGMLEIIVRDYGLGFDPAALAHVGELYRSTKGAGHGLGLFLATNVARRMGGRIEARNPAGGGAEVRLILPLIHDEAP comes from the coding sequence ATGATGGACGCCCCACTGCTCGCGCTGACCCGCCGCGGTACCGCGCTCACCGCCGAGACTGCAGCGGCCGAGAACATGCGCCAGCTGATCCAGCTGCGCTGGATCGCCGTCGGCGGGCAAACGCTAGCTATCCTGCTTGTCCGCTACGGTCTCGGTATCCCGCTGCCGGTGGTCGAGATGCTAGGGATCGCCGCGATGCTGGCGATCGCGAATCTGCTCGCGATGATGGCCTTGCCCCGGCATCAGGTCCATGACGGCGAGGTGATGGTGGCGCTGCTGATCGACATGGCGGCGCTTACCCTCCAGCTCTATTTCAGCGGCGGTGCGACCAACCCGTTCATCTCGCTCTATTTGCTTCAGGTTGTGCTCGGCGCGATCCTGCTCCCTCCGCTCGCGGTCGCGGTGCTGGTGGTGGCGACCGCCTGCGGTTACGCGCTGCTGACGGTCGGCTATGTGCCGCTAGAGCTCCCCGCAGACCTCGCACTTGCCCATGCCGATCTCTTCGCGATCGGCCATTGGGTGGGGTTCGTGATGGTCGCCTGGCTGCTGGTGCAGTTCATCGTGCGGATCAGCCGCAACCTGCGCGCGCGCGATGCGAATGTCGCCGATCTGCGCCAGCATGCCGCGGAGGAGGAGGGCATCGTCCGCATGGGCCTGTTCGCCTCGGGCGCTGCGCACGAGTTGGGGACGCCGCTCAGCACCCTGTCGGTGATCCTCGCCGACTGGCGGCGTGTCCCCGCCATCGCCGGCGACCCGCGGCTTGCGGGCGAGGTCGAGGAAATGCAGGCCGAGGTCCAGCGCTGCAAGGCGATCGTCTCCGACATCCTCCACTCCGCCGGGCAGCCGCGCGGCGAGGCGATGGAGAGCATGGCCGCGGCCGCCTTCCTGACCGGGCTGGTCGAGGCGTGGCAGCCGACCTGGCCGCAGGTGCCGATCGTCGCTAACGTCGAGGGGGCGGGGGCCGCCACCATCGCAGTCGATCCCGCGCTGCGTCAGGCGGTGACGAACCTGCTCGACAATGCCGCCGAAGCCTCGCCGCTCGGCCTTCGCCTGACAGGCAAGGTCGAGGAGGGGATGCTGGAGATCATCGTGCGTGATTACGGCCTTGGCTTCGATCCGGCGGCATTGGCCCATGTCGGCGAACTCTATCGATCGACCAAGGGCGCGGGGCACGGACTCGGCCTGTTCCTTGCCACCAACGTCGCGCGGCGAATGGGCGGGCGGATCGAGGCGCGCAATCCCGCGGGCGGGGGCGCGGAAGTGCGGCTGATTCTGCCGCTGATCCATGACGAGGCACCCTGA
- a CDS encoding SURF1 family protein — protein sequence MLLLALGFVALGIWQVQRRAWKLDLIERVEAGTRAAPIPAPGPAQWPGLDVRGSEYRRVAATGRFLHDRETLVQAVTVRGAGFWVLTPLRTAQGTIMVNRGFVPSDRRDPASRAAGQVGGSVTVIGLIRATEPKGGFLRTNDPAGRRWYSRDVAAIAAAQGVGPAAPFFIDADATPNPGGWPVGGLTVLRFNNNHLVYAFTWFALAGISLAAFFLLWRRKPA from the coding sequence ATGCTGCTGCTGGCGCTTGGCTTCGTCGCGCTCGGCATCTGGCAGGTCCAGCGGCGTGCGTGGAAGCTCGACCTGATCGAACGGGTCGAGGCCGGCACGCGCGCTGCGCCGATCCCGGCGCCCGGCCCAGCGCAATGGCCAGGGCTGGATGTACGCGGCAGCGAGTATCGCCGCGTCGCGGCAACCGGCCGCTTCCTGCATGACCGCGAAACGCTGGTGCAGGCGGTCACCGTGCGCGGCGCGGGCTTCTGGGTACTCACCCCGCTGCGCACGGCGCAAGGGACCATCATGGTCAACCGCGGCTTCGTACCGTCCGATCGCCGCGATCCTGCGAGCCGTGCGGCGGGTCAGGTAGGCGGCTCTGTCACCGTCATCGGGCTGATCCGCGCAACCGAGCCCAAGGGCGGCTTCCTGCGAACCAACGATCCGGCCGGGCGCCGCTGGTATTCGCGCGACGTAGCGGCGATCGCTGCCGCGCAAGGCGTCGGCCCCGCCGCCCCCTTCTTCATCGACGCAGACGCGACTCCCAATCCTGGCGGATGGCCGGTAGGCGGGCTCACCGTGTTGCGCTTCAACAACAATCACCTCGTCTATGCGTTCACCTGGTTCGCGCTAGCGGGCATCAGCCTTGCGGCATTCTTCCTGCTGTGGCGGCGGAAGCCGGCATGA
- the cyoD gene encoding cytochrome o ubiquinol oxidase subunit IV, translating to MSPDPHAEHEHGHHAAAELPHATMRDYLIGFVLSVILTAIPFWLVMTMPLSPALTAAVIMGFAVAQIIVHMVFFLHMNSKSEGGWTMLSLIFTITVVVIMLAGSLWVMHHLNTNMMPMPHDMSEMR from the coding sequence ATGAGCCCGGATCCGCACGCAGAGCATGAGCATGGCCATCATGCCGCGGCGGAGCTGCCGCATGCGACGATGCGCGACTATCTGATCGGCTTCGTCCTGTCGGTGATCCTCACCGCCATCCCCTTCTGGCTGGTGATGACGATGCCGCTGTCGCCCGCACTGACCGCGGCGGTGATCATGGGCTTCGCCGTGGCGCAGATCATCGTCCACATGGTGTTCTTCCTCCACATGAACTCGAAGTCGGAGGGCGGCTGGACCATGCTCTCCCTTATTTTCACCATCACCGTGGTGGTCATCATGCTCGCGGGGTCACTGTGGGTGATGCACCACCTCAACACAAACATGATGCCGATGCCGCACGACATGAGTGAGATGCGGTGA